In Bradyrhizobium paxllaeri, the genomic stretch GGCGGATTGTCAGGACGTTGATGTGTTTCTTGCTGCCATATCTGGCGCCTTTGGACGCGTTTTCGGGAACTATTCGCTCTGGATTGATAGCCTTATCTCAACCCGAGGTCCGCTTTTTAACGATTTCGATCCATCTCAGATCATCGGCTTTATCAGCGAGCTCGTTCCGCTTCCCTTGAGTCTCACCGGAAGGGAGCCCCGTCTCGATCGTGCTCGTTCAATATACCGACAGCGTAATGTTCTGCCGCGCAGGGGAATAGGCTTTCGGGCCATGAAGTTCCTAAACCGAGATCCAGCCGTGCGGAGCCGGATCGATCGCCTGCCCCTACCCAGAATTGGATTGAATTATCGAGCGGGTTTGCAGCGCCATTTTCCACGCCGTCTCTTAGCCAACGAACCTTCTCCAATCTGGATCGGCAACGACATGGATGAAGCGGCCGCGATTCACCTTTTCTGGTTCGATGTCGGATATCAAGCCGGGCATCTCCAGATCGAAACGAGGTATAATCCAGCCGAGGTCCGTTATGAGGTGACCCGCAATCTTTGTACGGTGTTGCAACAGGAGCTGTTGCAGACGATCAGCGAATTCGGAAGAGCTCGGCACACTATTATCCATGAATGAGCCGGATGCGGAATTCGCCGTGGAGAGCGATAGCGATATCTTGCCAAATAAAAGGCAGCACATCGATCTCTCGGACTCCAATCTCGTGAGCCTTATCCTGCGGCTCGCCATTCCGTCTGTTGTTGGCTTATCGATCAACGCCTTACAGGAGGTCGTCAACGCAATCTTTGTTGGCGCACTTGGCGCGCAGGCGATCGCAGCTGTCAGCATGACCTTGCCCATCGTGGTCCTGCTCGTGGCAGTCGGACAGGGGATTGGTGTCGGAGCAGCGTCCTTCATATCTCGTCATCTTGGCGCCGGTGAGTACCTGGAGGCGAGTCGAGGCGCAAGTACCGCACTCGCGCTAGCCGTGCCGATTGGCCTCTTCTCTACCGTCGCTCTACTTCTAAATCTGCGAGGGATCTTCGTGACGCTCGGGGCCACTCCAACCATCATGCCCGCTGCGCTCGACTACGCGGCGACGCTTTTGTTCGGGTACACCCTGATGCTTCTAAACATCGTGAACGGCTTCATCGTCAGAGCCGAAGGCAATACACGATTCAGCATGTGGACGATGATTACCGCCTTCATACTCAATGCTGCGCTTGATCCTGTCTTTATATTCTTACTGGACCTCGGTGTGCGAGGCGCAGCCCTCGCAACGCTGGTATCTCAGATCGCTGGTATTAGCCTATATATAGCGTATTTTATGAAGCTTCGCGGAGTAGTCCTCATTAGGATATCTCACATCTCGTTGCGAGCAGATCGCATCAGACAGCTGGCTTTAATAGGGGCGCCGGCGACCATGACCAGTGTTCTATCTGCTATTGCTGTTATGCTTTTGTACGGGGCTGCTGCGCCATTCGGCGACGATTCCATCGCGGCGTTGGGAATAGCTGTGCGAATCTTGACGATCGGCGCACTGCCTATCACCGGCTTCTGTATAGGGTCTCAAGCTGTCCTGGGTTTCGGTTGGGGCGCGCGCGACTTTGCTCGTGTACTGAAGGCTGCGAGGTTCATACTCTCCATGACTGTGGCTCTTTCCGTTGCGTATTCTGCGGCCGTTGTGAGTCTTGCCCGGCCCTTGGTCAGCCTGTTCAGCGATAGCGAAAAGGTCACCGAAATTGCCGTCTCGGCCTGCATCGTCTTCCATCTCTTCTTTGGACTTTTCGGTATTCATAGTTTCGTGACGACAATGCTTCAGTCGTTCGGGAGAGCACGCCTCAGTGCGCTTGTGTCCTTGGCAAGGCACGGCATTCTCTTCATCCCGGCCGTACTGTTATTCCCGG encodes the following:
- a CDS encoding MATE family efflux transporter — its product is MNEPDAEFAVESDSDILPNKRQHIDLSDSNLVSLILRLAIPSVVGLSINALQEVVNAIFVGALGAQAIAAVSMTLPIVVLLVAVGQGIGVGAASFISRHLGAGEYLEASRGASTALALAVPIGLFSTVALLLNLRGIFVTLGATPTIMPAALDYAATLLFGYTLMLLNIVNGFIVRAEGNTRFSMWTMITAFILNAALDPVFIFLLDLGVRGAALATLVSQIAGISLYIAYFMKLRGVVLIRISHISLRADRIRQLALIGAPATMTSVLSAIAVMLLYGAAAPFGDDSIAALGIAVRILTIGALPITGFCIGSQAVLGFGWGARDFARVLKAARFILSMTVALSVAYSAAVVSLARPLVSLFSDSEKVTEIAVSACIVFHLFFGLFGIHSFVTTMLQSFGRARLSALVSLARHGILFIPAVLLFPAIWGFNGLLASQAITELGAGMIALFVIVHQFAELKRALRDAQSRRRFW